The Winogradskyella schleiferi genome has a window encoding:
- a CDS encoding RsmB/NOP family class I SAM-dependent RNA methyltransferase has translation MRLHRNLCFAVIDGLHLIFNEGEYADKVIQQLLKRDKRWGSRDRGFVAETVYTIVRYQRLYAEIADVKAPYHRDNLWRMFAVWATLKGIKLPDWKYFTDTPTRKIKGRFDELSKIRKYKESIPDWMDELGVAELGEAEWTKEIAMQNEQADVILRVNTLKTNKNDLQLKLQSEDIETEFLPNHPYALKLTERANVFVTEAFKEGWFEVQDASSQLVADYLDVKPGMKVVDVCAGAGGKSLHLAALMENKGQVISMDIYESKLKKLKVRARRNGVHNIEMKVIDSTKPIKKLHGKADRLLIDAPCSGLGVLRRNPDAKWKLQPEFIESIKQTQLEVLEQYSKMVKSGGKMVYATCSVLPSENQKQVDKFLTSEAGKDFTFVKDKKVLAYKSGFDGFYMALLEKK, from the coding sequence ATGAGATTACACAGAAACTTATGCTTTGCCGTAATAGATGGTTTACACCTTATTTTTAATGAAGGGGAATATGCCGATAAAGTGATTCAACAATTACTAAAACGAGATAAACGTTGGGGAAGTCGCGATAGAGGTTTCGTAGCAGAAACGGTTTACACTATTGTGCGCTACCAAAGACTATATGCTGAAATCGCAGATGTAAAAGCACCATACCACAGAGACAACCTTTGGCGAATGTTTGCTGTTTGGGCCACGCTAAAAGGCATTAAATTACCAGACTGGAAATACTTTACAGACACACCTACCCGAAAAATAAAGGGCCGATTTGACGAACTATCCAAAATCAGAAAATACAAAGAATCCATTCCTGATTGGATGGATGAATTGGGTGTTGCTGAGTTAGGCGAAGCAGAATGGACCAAAGAAATAGCCATGCAAAACGAGCAAGCTGATGTTATTCTTAGAGTCAACACACTTAAAACCAATAAAAATGATTTACAACTCAAACTACAATCCGAGGATATAGAAACCGAGTTTTTACCAAATCATCCTTATGCCTTAAAGTTAACGGAACGTGCAAACGTATTTGTGACTGAAGCTTTTAAAGAGGGTTGGTTCGAAGTTCAAGATGCGTCTTCCCAATTAGTAGCTGATTATTTAGACGTGAAACCTGGTATGAAGGTTGTGGATGTTTGTGCAGGTGCAGGTGGAAAATCCTTGCATTTAGCGGCTTTGATGGAAAACAAAGGCCAGGTTATCTCTATGGATATTTACGAAAGTAAACTGAAAAAATTAAAGGTTAGAGCTCGTAGAAATGGGGTTCACAATATTGAGATGAAAGTCATAGATTCTACAAAACCGATTAAAAAATTACATGGCAAAGCTGACCGTTTATTAATTGATGCGCCATGTTCTGGGTTAGGTGTATTACGACGAAATCCGGATGCGAAATGGAAACTACAACCAGAGTTTATAGAAAGTATCAAACAAACGCAATTGGAAGTTTTAGAACAATATTCTAAAATGGTAAAGTCTGGCGGTAAAATGGTTTATGCCACCTGTTCTGTTTTACCTTCCGAAAATCAAAAACAAGTTGACAAATTTTTAACATCTGAAGCCGGAAAAGATTTTACTTTTGTCAAAGACAAAAAAGTATTGGCCTACAAATCTGGCTTTGATGGATTTTACATGGCACTTTTAGAAAAAAAATAA
- a CDS encoding endonuclease, whose translation MKHLYLLFIFITSIGFAQIPTNYYDSANGLSGFALKTQLKTIISNGHIDQGYGSLYDGYVTTHTDNIAESGYENDGTILLYYTENPNGTDPYTFNHGSNQCGNYNAEGVCYNREHTIPQSSFGSASPMQNDIHHVVPSDGFANGQRGSLPFGTVGSASWTSLNGSKRGNSNVLGYSGNVFEPIDEFKGDIARSILYFVTRYEDTVDGYTSFDMFNGTENQALEDWAVDMLLDWHYNIDPVDQREINRNNAAYNYQGNANPFVDHPEYANLIWNPTPDTEAPSDPTNLVASNPTDNSIVLSWTASTDNIGVASYDVYIDGAYTFSSANTTAMATGLAPDTIYCFTVKAKDAAGNESSFSNQDCESTTNSGTGSPDCLTETFTNLDTSISSYSDVNWTGDEGGIWSATDARTDQDLNGTSAITVRNGALNLPSTSGGIGILTVTTKRVFSGSSGTFNLNVNGNLIGTIPYDDTSQTIVIPNINVENNVSVVIDGNSGSGNRVVFDDLSYTCYSSLSTDEFNASNIKLYPNPVNNNLTLDLKSNVDTSIEIYDILGKRVLKNTINKTSALNLQALKSGIYIVKITQGNSTITKKLVKQ comes from the coding sequence ATGAAGCATCTTTACCTATTATTTATTTTTATTACTAGCATTGGTTTTGCGCAAATTCCTACAAACTATTACGACAGTGCAAATGGCTTATCAGGTTTTGCCTTAAAAACCCAATTAAAAACCATTATTTCTAATGGACATATTGATCAAGGTTACGGTAGCTTATATGATGGTTACGTAACTACACATACCGATAATATTGCCGAAAGTGGTTACGAAAATGATGGTACTATACTATTGTATTATACGGAAAACCCAAACGGAACAGATCCTTACACGTTTAATCATGGCTCTAACCAATGTGGAAATTATAACGCAGAAGGTGTATGTTACAATCGTGAGCATACCATTCCGCAATCGTCTTTTGGAAGTGCCTCTCCAATGCAAAACGACATACATCATGTAGTTCCTAGCGATGGTTTTGCGAATGGACAAAGAGGTAGTTTACCTTTTGGAACTGTTGGTTCTGCAAGCTGGACTTCTTTAAACGGTTCTAAACGTGGCAATAGCAATGTGCTTGGATATTCCGGAAATGTTTTCGAGCCTATAGACGAATTTAAAGGCGATATTGCAAGATCAATTCTATATTTTGTAACACGTTACGAAGATACGGTTGATGGTTATACAAGTTTTGATATGTTTAACGGCACAGAAAACCAAGCTTTAGAAGATTGGGCTGTTGATATGTTATTGGATTGGCATTACAATATAGATCCTGTGGACCAAAGAGAAATCAATAGAAATAACGCAGCTTATAACTATCAAGGCAATGCAAATCCTTTTGTAGATCACCCAGAATATGCCAACTTAATTTGGAATCCGACTCCAGATACGGAAGCGCCTTCAGACCCGACAAATTTAGTAGCGTCTAACCCAACTGATAACTCTATTGTTTTGAGTTGGACGGCTTCTACAGATAATATCGGAGTTGCTTCCTATGATGTCTATATTGACGGAGCTTATACCTTCAGTTCTGCAAATACAACAGCAATGGCAACTGGTTTAGCACCTGATACAATTTATTGCTTTACTGTAAAAGCAAAAGATGCAGCTGGCAATGAATCTAGTTTTAGTAATCAGGATTGTGAATCAACTACTAATAGTGGAACTGGAAGTCCTGATTGCTTAACCGAGACTTTCACGAATTTAGATACTTCTATTAGCTCATATTCAGATGTCAATTGGACAGGAGACGAAGGTGGGATTTGGAGCGCTACAGATGCTAGAACCGATCAAGATCTTAACGGAACTTCTGCTATTACAGTTAGAAACGGTGCTTTAAATTTACCATCAACTTCTGGTGGTATCGGAATCCTAACAGTAACCACAAAACGCGTATTTAGTGGTTCTTCTGGAACTTTTAATCTTAACGTCAATGGGAATTTGATAGGCACTATACCTTATGATGATACCTCTCAAACTATTGTAATACCAAATATCAATGTAGAAAATAATGTTTCTGTTGTCATTGACGGTAATAGTGGATCAGGTAATAGAGTTGTCTTTGATGACCTTTCTTACACCTGCTATTCTTCTTTGAGCACAGATGAGTTTAATGCATCAAACATAAAACTGTATCCAAATCCTGTTAATAACAATTTAACTTTAGATTTAAAATCTAATGTGGATACTAGCATAGAGATTTATGATATTTTAGGAAAACGTGTTCTTAAAAACACAATCAATAAAACAAGTGCTTTAAATCTCCAAGCCTTAAAATCTGGAATTTACATCGTGAAAATCACACAAGGTAATTCTACCATAACTAAGAAGTTGGTAAAGCAATAA
- the purL gene encoding phosphoribosylformylglycinamidine synthase has protein sequence MIHFFGNENSKVFAVQTAEELSTETVSKLIWLFGNQPKIEQASIDAFFVGPRAAMITPWSTNAVEITQNMGVSDIIRIEEFTAVPEDYKDFDPMISEKYQSLNQEIFNIDIQPESIQNIENISEYNQQEGLSLSDEEVDYLESVSKKIGRPLTDSEVFGFSQVNSEHCRHKIFNGTFVIDGEEKETSLFKLIKETSKQNPNDIVSAYKDNVAFIKGPVVEQFAPKRADIPDFYNTQDFESVISLKAETHNFPTTVEPFNGAATGSGGEIRDRLAGGKGSLPLAGTAVYMTSYSRLEEGRLWEKAFPERKWLYQTPMDILIKASNGASDFGNKFGQPLICGSVLTFEHIESSSSSPMGKLDGALAYDKVIMQAGGIGYGKANQALKDMPKEGDKIVILGGDNYRIGMGGAAVSSADTGALASGIELNAVQRSNPEMQKRAANAVRGMVESDENFIVSIHDHGAGGHLNCLSELVEDTGGKIDLDKLPVGDPTLSAKEIIGNESQERMGLVIADKHLETLHNIADRERSPIYDVGEVTGKHRFTFESKTSGEKPMDLALEDMFGSSPKTVMSDITVEKQYSGISYDTNKFYDYLDQVLQLEAVACKDWLTNKVDRCVGGKVAKQQCAGPLQLPLNNVGVMALDFKGKEGIATSIGHAPISGLINPVAGSRNSITEALTNMIWAPLKDGLKSVSLSANWMWPCKNEGEDARLYEAVKAISEFSIDLGINVPTGKDSLSMKQKYPEGDVISPGTVIISAAANCNDITKVVEPVFQKGKGSIYYVNISQDSYELGGSSFAQINNKIGNTTPSIKSADYVTTVFNTIQSLIKDNQIVAGHDVASGGLITTLLEMCFADNNLGAELNITEINEKDAFKVLFAENAGIVFQSEDDTVEDVLANANIEFHKLGRVMESDILGITNGDQVFSMTISRLRDMWFKTSYLLDQKQTANGLAKERFDNYKIQALNYSFPNHFSGNLPQINSNQTRPKAAILREKGSNSEREMANAMYLAGFDVKDVHMTDLISGRENLEDIQFLGAVGGFSNSDVLGSAKGWAGAIKYNEKANKVIKNFFKREDTLSVGICNGCQLWMELDLVNPEHEDHGKMTYNHSKKHESGFTSVKIQENNSVMLSSLAGSTLGVWISHGEGKFKLPYSEDKYHIVAKYGYADYPANPNGSDFNTAMLCDKTGRHLVTMPHIERSTFPWNWANYPEGRKDEVSPWLEAFVNARLWIEANNNS, from the coding sequence ATGATCCACTTCTTTGGAAACGAAAACAGTAAGGTATTTGCTGTTCAAACAGCAGAAGAATTATCAACCGAAACCGTTTCTAAATTGATATGGTTATTCGGCAACCAACCTAAAATAGAACAAGCATCAATTGATGCTTTTTTTGTTGGACCAAGAGCTGCAATGATTACGCCTTGGAGTACAAATGCCGTTGAGATTACCCAAAACATGGGAGTTTCTGATATTATTAGAATTGAAGAATTTACTGCTGTCCCTGAAGATTATAAGGACTTTGATCCTATGATCTCTGAAAAATATCAAAGTTTGAATCAAGAGATATTCAACATTGATATTCAACCAGAATCGATTCAGAATATCGAAAATATTTCCGAATACAATCAACAAGAAGGTTTATCACTTAGCGACGAAGAAGTCGATTATCTTGAAAGTGTTTCAAAAAAAATAGGACGACCATTAACCGACTCTGAAGTATTTGGATTCTCTCAAGTGAATTCTGAGCATTGTCGTCATAAAATATTCAATGGTACGTTTGTTATTGATGGTGAAGAAAAAGAAACGTCATTATTCAAACTTATTAAAGAAACCTCAAAACAAAATCCGAACGATATAGTTTCAGCATATAAAGATAATGTTGCTTTTATAAAAGGACCAGTCGTAGAGCAATTTGCACCAAAACGTGCTGATATTCCTGATTTTTACAATACCCAAGATTTTGAATCCGTCATTTCCCTAAAAGCAGAAACACACAATTTCCCAACAACGGTTGAACCTTTTAATGGCGCAGCAACAGGTTCTGGTGGTGAAATCAGGGATAGATTGGCTGGCGGAAAAGGCTCTTTACCGTTAGCAGGAACAGCAGTTTACATGACCTCTTACTCACGTCTGGAGGAAGGAAGGCTTTGGGAAAAAGCATTCCCTGAACGCAAATGGCTGTACCAAACACCAATGGACATTTTAATCAAAGCGAGTAATGGCGCTTCCGATTTTGGAAACAAATTTGGACAACCGTTAATCTGTGGCTCGGTTTTAACTTTTGAACATATCGAGAGTTCTAGCTCTTCACCAATGGGGAAGTTGGATGGGGCTTTAGCTTACGACAAAGTCATAATGCAAGCTGGAGGCATCGGTTACGGAAAGGCTAACCAAGCTTTAAAAGATATGCCAAAAGAAGGCGACAAAATCGTTATCCTTGGTGGAGACAATTATAGAATCGGAATGGGAGGTGCTGCGGTTTCATCTGCTGACACAGGTGCTTTGGCTTCTGGTATCGAATTAAATGCTGTGCAACGTTCTAATCCTGAAATGCAAAAACGTGCAGCCAATGCTGTTCGTGGCATGGTGGAAAGTGATGAAAATTTTATCGTTTCCATTCACGATCATGGTGCAGGTGGACATCTGAATTGTTTATCGGAATTGGTTGAAGATACTGGTGGAAAAATAGACTTAGACAAACTTCCTGTTGGAGACCCAACATTGTCTGCTAAAGAAATTATAGGTAACGAATCCCAAGAACGAATGGGATTGGTAATTGCTGATAAACATTTAGAAACATTACATAACATTGCGGATAGAGAACGCTCACCAATTTATGATGTTGGTGAAGTGACAGGTAAACACCGATTTACTTTTGAGTCTAAAACATCTGGTGAAAAACCAATGGATTTAGCCTTAGAAGATATGTTTGGAAGTTCTCCTAAAACTGTGATGAGTGACATTACAGTTGAAAAGCAGTATAGTGGTATTTCTTATGATACCAATAAATTCTACGATTATTTAGACCAAGTTCTACAGCTTGAAGCTGTGGCCTGTAAAGATTGGTTAACTAATAAAGTTGACCGTTGTGTTGGTGGAAAAGTAGCGAAACAACAATGTGCTGGGCCCTTACAATTGCCATTAAATAATGTCGGCGTTATGGCTCTTGATTTTAAAGGTAAAGAAGGCATAGCAACATCGATTGGCCACGCTCCTATTTCTGGATTAATCAATCCTGTGGCAGGAAGCAGAAATTCAATTACTGAAGCATTGACCAATATGATTTGGGCACCGCTTAAAGACGGATTAAAAAGTGTGTCATTGTCAGCAAACTGGATGTGGCCATGTAAAAATGAAGGCGAAGATGCACGTTTGTATGAAGCTGTAAAAGCGATTTCAGAATTTTCAATTGATTTAGGCATCAACGTTCCAACAGGAAAGGATTCGCTTTCCATGAAACAAAAATATCCTGAAGGCGATGTTATTTCTCCCGGAACGGTTATTATTTCTGCAGCAGCCAATTGTAATGATATTACTAAGGTGGTTGAACCCGTTTTTCAAAAAGGAAAAGGATCAATTTATTATGTTAATATCTCTCAGGACTCTTATGAATTAGGTGGAAGTTCATTCGCTCAAATCAATAATAAAATTGGAAATACCACGCCATCTATTAAAAGTGCAGATTATGTTACGACGGTTTTCAACACCATTCAAAGTTTAATAAAAGACAATCAAATTGTTGCAGGACATGATGTAGCTTCTGGAGGCTTAATTACCACTTTATTAGAAATGTGTTTTGCTGATAATAATTTAGGAGCAGAATTAAATATCACAGAAATCAATGAAAAAGATGCGTTCAAAGTGTTATTTGCAGAAAATGCAGGAATCGTTTTTCAGTCTGAGGATGATACGGTTGAAGATGTATTAGCAAATGCAAATATTGAATTCCACAAATTAGGACGTGTTATGGAAAGTGATATCTTGGGTATCACCAATGGCGACCAAGTATTTAGCATGACGATTTCAAGATTACGGGATATGTGGTTTAAAACCTCTTATCTTCTAGATCAGAAGCAAACCGCAAACGGGTTGGCAAAGGAAAGATTTGATAATTATAAAATTCAGGCCTTAAATTATTCATTCCCGAATCATTTTTCAGGAAATCTTCCGCAAATTAATTCGAATCAAACACGCCCAAAAGCTGCAATTTTAAGAGAAAAAGGAAGTAATTCTGAACGTGAAATGGCAAATGCCATGTATTTAGCTGGATTCGACGTAAAGGATGTGCATATGACCGATTTAATTTCTGGTCGTGAAAACTTAGAAGATATTCAGTTTTTAGGCGCTGTTGGCGGTTTTAGTAATTCTGATGTTTTAGGTTCCGCCAAAGGTTGGGCAGGCGCGATAAAATATAACGAGAAAGCGAATAAAGTGATTAAAAACTTCTTCAAACGAGAAGATACGCTTTCTGTTGGCATCTGTAATGGTTGCCAGTTATGGATGGAATTAGATTTGGTGAATCCTGAACATGAGGATCACGGAAAAATGACTTATAACCATTCCAAAAAGCACGAAAGCGGCTTTACGTCTGTAAAAATTCAAGAGAATAATTCCGTAATGCTTTCTAGTTTAGCAGGAAGTACTTTAGGGGTTTGGATTTCTCATGGCGAAGGAAAATTCAAATTACCCTATTCAGAAGACAAATACCATATTGTCGCCAAATATGGTTACGCTGACTATCCTGCCAATCCAAATGGTTCAGATTTTAATACAGCCATGCTTTGCGATAAAACAGGACGACATTTAGTAACTATGCCTCATATTGAGCGCTCTACATTTCCATGGAATTGGGCAAATTATCCAGAAGGAAGAAAGGATGAAGTTTCGCCTTGGTTGGAAGCTTTTGTGAATGCTAGGTTATGGATTGAAGCTAATAACAATAGTTAA
- a CDS encoding WD40/YVTN/BNR-like repeat-containing protein, with translation MRVLIFVLLLVGLYSCKHDELVKSRNFTKVEIETLLQDSLLNVRALEINEGRVVAATSSGKILRSVLSYMQDFEEGNYWLSTEDSLIPSNFRAIAFQGDYTFTLSIGNPAKLFQDGSLVYYEANPKAFYDSMDFWNDQEGIAIGDPTNDCMSVIITRDGGDSWTKISCDDLPKAKAGEAAFAASDTNIAIIGDHTWVATGGKASRILYSPDKGKIWDVYDTPIIQGKETTGIYSMDFYDEKNGFAIGGDYTKPNDTLNNKIRTNDAGKTWQVVANGKGPGYRSCIQYVPNSDGKELVVIGFKGIDYSNDAGDSWKHLSDEGYYTIRFLNDSVAYAAGKGRISKLTFRE, from the coding sequence ATGCGTGTTTTAATATTTGTTCTGTTGTTAGTAGGATTATATTCTTGTAAACATGATGAATTAGTAAAATCTAGAAATTTTACGAAAGTAGAAATTGAAACGTTGCTGCAAGATTCTTTGTTGAATGTAAGAGCTTTGGAAATAAACGAAGGAAGAGTTGTAGCGGCTACATCTTCAGGTAAAATTCTAAGAAGTGTTTTGTCTTATATGCAAGATTTTGAAGAGGGGAATTATTGGTTGTCAACAGAGGATTCATTAATACCAAGCAATTTTAGAGCAATAGCTTTTCAAGGTGATTATACTTTTACCCTATCAATTGGAAATCCAGCTAAACTATTTCAAGATGGTTCATTGGTTTACTATGAAGCAAACCCAAAAGCCTTCTATGATTCTATGGACTTCTGGAACGATCAAGAAGGCATCGCCATCGGAGATCCAACAAACGATTGTATGAGTGTTATCATAACCAGAGATGGTGGAGACTCTTGGACAAAAATATCTTGTGACGATTTACCAAAAGCGAAAGCAGGCGAAGCTGCCTTTGCAGCAAGTGACACTAATATTGCTATAATTGGAGACCATACTTGGGTAGCCACAGGTGGAAAAGCAAGTAGAATACTATACTCACCAGATAAAGGTAAAATCTGGGACGTTTACGACACACCAATTATTCAAGGCAAAGAAACGACGGGTATTTATTCCATGGATTTTTATGATGAAAAAAACGGATTCGCCATTGGTGGCGATTATACCAAACCAAACGATACATTGAACAACAAAATAAGAACCAATGACGCTGGAAAAACTTGGCAAGTTGTGGCTAATGGAAAAGGTCCTGGTTATCGAAGCTGTATCCAGTATGTTCCAAATAGTGACGGAAAAGAGCTAGTTGTTATTGGATTTAAAGGTATTGATTATAGTAATGATGCAGGAGATTCATGGAAGCATTTAAGCGATGAAGGTTATTATACCATTCGGTTTTTAAATGATTCTGTGGCTTATGCAGCAGGTAAGGGTAGGATTAGTAAATTGACGTTTAGGGAGTAA
- a CDS encoding acyl carrier protein phosphodiesterase translates to MNFLAHIYLSGDNELITIGNFVGDGVRGNKYKLYPVEIQIGIKLHRHIDTFTDAHPIFRRCTKRLHKGYSHYSGVIVDIFYDHFLAKNWKNYSDIPLDIYIADFYKSLINNMAILPPRFQKLTPIMIEGNWLISYATVEGIQLVLNGMNRRTKGRSKMNEATKELRTHYDAFEKDFTDFFEELMVFSAEKRIEIERDFKF, encoded by the coding sequence ATGAATTTCTTGGCTCATATTTACCTTTCTGGAGACAACGAACTCATTACCATAGGAAACTTTGTTGGTGATGGAGTTAGGGGGAATAAATACAAATTGTATCCTGTTGAAATTCAAATAGGCATTAAACTGCATCGCCATATTGATACCTTTACGGATGCACATCCTATTTTTAGACGATGTACCAAAAGATTGCATAAAGGTTATAGTCATTACAGTGGTGTGATTGTAGATATATTTTACGATCATTTTTTGGCTAAAAACTGGAAGAACTATTCAGATATTCCACTAGATATTTACATCGCAGACTTTTATAAAAGCTTAATAAACAACATGGCTATTCTTCCACCACGTTTTCAAAAATTGACTCCAATTATGATTGAAGGGAATTGGTTAATCAGTTATGCAACGGTTGAAGGTATTCAGTTGGTTCTGAATGGTATGAACCGCAGAACAAAAGGGCGTTCTAAAATGAACGAAGCTACTAAGGAACTTAGAACACATTATGATGCTTTTGAAAAAGATTTTACTGATTTTTTTGAAGAATTAATGGTTTTCAGTGCTGAAAAACGAATAGAGATAGAACGAGATTTTAAGTTCTAA
- the glmM gene encoding phosphoglucosamine mutase: MTLIKSISGIRGTIGGPVDENLTPIDAVKFAAAYGTWLKQQRNKDNYRVVVGRDARISGEMIQNLVMNTLVGLGIHVIDLGLSTTPTVEVAVPMEHADGGIILTASHNPKQWNALKLLNAKGEFLNGEEGQKILEIADSNTMNFAEVDDLGKITINDAYIDLHIVEVLALPLVNKKAIEKANFTVVVDGVNSTGGIAIPLLLERLGVEPVKLYCDPTGHFPHNPEPLKEHLGDLAKAVVKEHADFGIVVDPDVDRLAFMDETGEMFGEEYTLVACADYVLSKNPGNTVSNMSSTRALRDITEKHGGTYEASAVGEVNVVALMKKNKVVIGGEGNGGIIYPESHYGRDALVGVALFLSLLAEKQMKVSELRATYPNYYMSKKKIQLTPGLDVDGILKTMESNYSHEKLTTIDGVKIDFADSWVHLRKSNTEPIIRIYTEAPSQDAADTLADRFIAEIKAIANI; encoded by the coding sequence ATGACATTAATAAAATCAATTTCAGGAATTCGTGGCACTATTGGCGGACCAGTAGATGAAAACCTAACACCAATAGATGCCGTTAAATTCGCAGCCGCTTATGGTACATGGTTAAAGCAACAGCGTAATAAAGACAACTATAGAGTCGTTGTTGGGCGTGATGCTAGAATTTCTGGAGAGATGATTCAGAATTTGGTCATGAATACTTTAGTTGGTTTAGGGATTCACGTGATTGATTTAGGCTTATCCACAACACCAACGGTTGAGGTTGCGGTGCCAATGGAACATGCCGATGGTGGTATTATTTTAACGGCAAGCCATAATCCAAAACAATGGAACGCCTTAAAGCTATTAAATGCTAAAGGTGAGTTTTTAAATGGTGAAGAAGGACAGAAAATATTGGAGATTGCGGATTCCAATACAATGAATTTTGCAGAAGTTGATGACTTGGGGAAAATAACCATCAACGATGCCTATATTGATTTACATATTGTTGAAGTTTTAGCATTACCATTAGTCAATAAAAAGGCCATTGAAAAAGCAAATTTTACAGTGGTTGTCGATGGTGTGAATTCTACAGGAGGAATCGCTATTCCTTTATTGTTAGAACGTTTAGGTGTGGAGCCTGTAAAATTATATTGTGATCCAACGGGTCATTTTCCTCATAATCCAGAACCTTTAAAAGAACATTTAGGCGATTTGGCAAAAGCGGTTGTAAAGGAGCATGCTGATTTCGGAATTGTAGTTGATCCAGATGTTGATCGTTTGGCATTTATGGATGAAACCGGCGAAATGTTTGGCGAAGAATACACTTTGGTTGCTTGTGCAGATTACGTGTTGAGCAAAAACCCTGGAAATACCGTTAGTAATATGAGTTCTACGCGCGCACTTAGAGATATTACCGAAAAACATGGAGGAACGTATGAAGCTAGTGCTGTGGGCGAAGTAAACGTGGTAGCTTTAATGAAAAAAAACAAGGTCGTCATTGGAGGTGAAGGAAATGGTGGTATAATTTATCCAGAATCACATTATGGTCGTGATGCTTTGGTTGGCGTTGCGCTGTTCTTAAGCTTATTGGCTGAAAAACAAATGAAGGTAAGCGAACTTAGGGCCACATATCCTAATTATTATATGAGTAAGAAGAAAATTCAATTGACACCTGGATTAGATGTCGATGGTATTCTGAAAACCATGGAATCCAATTATAGTCATGAAAAATTAACGACCATCGATGGTGTAAAAATTGATTTTGCAGATAGTTGGGTGCATCTACGTAAGAGCAATACCGAGCCGATCATTAGAATCTATACTGAAGCACCTTCGCAAGACGCTGCCGATACTTTGGCAGATCGTTTTATTGCAGAAATTAAGGCTATTGCTAATATTTAG